Genomic window (Staphylococcus debuckii):
TTGATTTGAATAAATCGCTGAACATAATCAAATGTAAGATAAGCACCAGCACCGGCGATTACTGCATAGATGAAATCTTGTGCTACGCCTCCGAACATAAATAAGAAGAAGCCGCATGCAATAGATACTGCAATAAATTTCGTTAAATATGAATATTGCAATGAAGCATGTTCTAAATGAATTAATTCGGATTTTGCTTCATCAATAGAGAGCTGTTTCTTGGCAATTTTACGAGAAATATTATTTGCTAACGCAATCTTTTCTAGATCAGTTGTACGATCTCGTACACGTATTAAACGCGTATTCGTACGATCATTCAAAGAAAAGATGATAGCAGTATTTGATACGAAACTGTTGGTGTTATCCAAACCGTAACTGTAAGCAATACGAGACATCGTATCTTCAACACGATAAGTTTCGGCACCGCTTTCTAGTAAAATTTTTCCTGCAGTCATCACTACATCTATAACTTTGTTCTCGTCAATTATCGTAATTGCTTCTTCAGGCACCTTGCAGTTCTCCTTCTTGTAAGTATTGTTGATACTAAAAGTTTACAAGGAAGACCTTCAACTTGCAATAAAACAGGGCAGTTTGAAACACAATTGAAAAAGAAAATATTATGAAAGAGTGGAAAGGGAAGAGAGCATAGAAATAAAAAAGCAGTCTCATGAAATTTTCATAAGACTGCCTTAACTTTAAGATTTAACAATCGGGTTAAACATAACTTGGTTACGACCTTCGTTTTTAGCCATATGCAGCATATCATCTGCATCTTTAAATACTTTGCGTTGAGATTTGTAATCTTCTGCTGTGAGATAACCGATACCGATAGATACGGACAATTTGATGACTTCTTTGTCAGGAAGATGGAAGGTTGATTGTTCAACACCCGCTCTGATGCTCTCAGCAAGTTTCACACTTTGGTCTAAAGAATAGCCGAGTACTACAACTGAAAATTCTTCTCCGCCATTTCGGAAAATTCGAATGTTAGGAGGAACGTAATTAATTAAGAGCTGGGAAATCTGTTTGAGTACTGCATCACCTGAACGATGTGTAAAAGCGTCATTGACATCTTTGAAACCATCAATATCAATCAATAACAATCCTAAACTCGTAGATTTATCTTCTGCTTCATCTGTCATTTTATTCAAATAACGATCAAATTCCTTCACATTCCCTAAACCTGTCAAATAATCATAGCGGTCTTCACTTTCATACCGTTGAACTAAAGTGAAGAAGCGCCAAATATCTACGAAAGTAATAGATGAAGCAATAGTCACTACGAAGGAAATAGGTATTAAATAAATGATTTCTTGCAAAGTATAGAGCTTTGTAATAATAGAAACAATACTTAAAATAATTAAACTGATCGCATTAAGTATCTGTAAAGAAACAATGTCATTTTGTTTGATAAAGGGTCCGATAAAGCTGACAGCAAGTGCAATAATTAATAAAGCAATATTATAAGCTAACGGATCTCCATAAACAAAGACATCTACGACGAAGATAATTGCTGCAGATACCATCGTGAAAAATACATTAGTGTAGCGTCCTAAGAAGAGCAACGGTACAAATGTTAAAAATAATAAATAATCATGAACTGGAATAGGATATGCAGCCAGTAACAGCGCTACCACAGTCATTAAGATAGTGACATAGGTTTGCGAGAATTTCATTTGCTTAGTTTCTGAATACTGCAACCTATGAAAGAGATAGATTCCTGCAACGGTAACAGAAATATTATAAATGATAGCTTCAATCATGTAATCTACTCCTTTGTTTTACCACTTAGTTATTGTAAGTGAAAATATACATTTTGTCATCTCACATCACATAAAATACTATTCCATTATGATACATTTAGGTATAATTCATGTTAGAATAAGTTATTAGATAATTTAACATTTTGTTAAATGAAAGGAGGTCCACTTGTCAAAGGACCTGCAACCGTACAACGTCTTTCTTCTTACTAATATAAAAATGTTTTAAATTCACTTTACTTTTAAAAAGATGTTGGAATGGTTTTGACAATGGAAGACAGATGATAACACTTTTACTCGTAATATTTTCAATGATTGTCAGCTTAATACTTACACCAATTGTCATTAAGATATCCATAAAACTAGATATAATGGATAAACCTAATTACAGAAAGGTACATACTAGACCCGTTTCTGTCTTAGGCGGTACAGTAATTCTCTTCTCGTTTTTGTTGGGAATCTGGATTGGACATCCTATCGAACGAGAGGTTATTCCGTTAATTATCGGAGCCGTCATTATGTATTTAGTCGGATTAATAGATGATGTGTATAATTTGAAGCCCATCCTTAAATTATTAGGACAATGTTTAGCAGCATTAGTGGTGGCTTATTACGGTGTCACTATCGACTTTATTCAGTTACCATTCGGTATTATTCATTTCGGTATCTTGAGTGTACCTATCACTGTCTTTTGGATTATTGCTATTACAAATGCAATCAACTTAATTGACGGCCTAGATGGACTGGCAGCAGGAGTTTCAACAATTGCCTTCATGACGATCGGCTTTATAGCCATCTTGCAAGCAGATATATTCATTATTATGATTTGCAGTGTCATGATCGGTTCGTTAATTGGATTTTTATTTTATAATTTCCACCCTGCAAAAATTTTCTTAGGTGACAGCGGTTCGTTGCAACTTGGTTTTATTATCAGCTTTTTATCCTTATTAGGTTT
Coding sequences:
- a CDS encoding threonine/serine exporter family protein — protein: MTAGKILLESGAETYRVEDTMSRIAYSYGLDNTNSFVSNTAIIFSLNDRTNTRLIRVRDRTTDLEKIALANNISRKIAKKQLSIDEAKSELIHLEHASLQYSYLTKFIAVSIACGFFLFMFGGVAQDFIYAVIAGAGAYLTFDYVQRFIQIKFFSEFISAIVVIGVAAVTHKLGLSVNQDIITIAGVMPLVPGILITNAIRDLMAGELLAGMSRGMEAALTAFAIGAGVAIILLFF
- a CDS encoding glycosyltransferase family 4 protein translates to MITLLLVIFSMIVSLILTPIVIKISIKLDIMDKPNYRKVHTRPVSVLGGTVILFSFLLGIWIGHPIEREVIPLIIGAVIMYLVGLIDDVYNLKPILKLLGQCLAALVVAYYGVTIDFIQLPFGIIHFGILSVPITVFWIIAITNAINLIDGLDGLAAGVSTIAFMTIGFIAILQADIFIIMICSVMIGSLIGFLFYNFHPAKIFLGDSGSLQLGFIISFLSLLGFKNITFFSLFFPIVILAVPFIDTLFAMIRRAKKGQKIMQADKSHLHHKLLKLGYTHRQTVVLIYSIAILFSISSVILYLSQPWGVVMMLILILITIELIVEFTGLIDDNYRPFLRLLEKRHQKHED
- the gdpS gene encoding GGDEF domain-containing protein GdpS, translated to MIEAIIYNISVTVAGIYLFHRLQYSETKQMKFSQTYVTILMTVVALLLAAYPIPVHDYLLFLTFVPLLFLGRYTNVFFTMVSAAIIFVVDVFVYGDPLAYNIALLIIALAVSFIGPFIKQNDIVSLQILNAISLIILSIVSIITKLYTLQEIIYLIPISFVVTIASSITFVDIWRFFTLVQRYESEDRYDYLTGLGNVKEFDRYLNKMTDEAEDKSTSLGLLLIDIDGFKDVNDAFTHRSGDAVLKQISQLLINYVPPNIRIFRNGGEEFSVVVLGYSLDQSVKLAESIRAGVEQSTFHLPDKEVIKLSVSIGIGYLTAEDYKSQRKVFKDADDMLHMAKNEGRNQVMFNPIVKS